A single region of the Lotus japonicus ecotype B-129 chromosome 4, LjGifu_v1.2 genome encodes:
- the LOC130710503 gene encoding uncharacterized protein LOC130710503 isoform X1, with the protein MGTRTNFYKNPSISYNKHFSLSSVLQNLQAYNIATGNAPSDEQPPHPAPTASLKRRRRDPQPPQSRANDHDDRDEPSSMSHHDYVKKTRREVASSQNCHLFELTEDVLGNPNSAVPLVDYASDEGTPSECEETHTLPNPGDEKEFDGVKGRNEQRFPVSGEPVCLMCGRYGEYICNETDDDVCSMECKSELLEILKLNEGSSQDQVKNFSSSGISDALPLPVFSDGTWDHNRHRWSNKRSSLSTYECWKCQRPGHMAEDCLVNSCSQITMGSKKSSSIPKDLLGLYRRCHQIGKDLLAANCNECRSSLNLATCLDCSIVLCDGEGHLDEHIRTHPSHQKYYSHKLKRLVKCCKPTCKVTDIKDLLICHHCFDKAFDKFYDMYTATWKGAGLSIIWGSICCEDHFTWHRMNCLSADVDGSAYIVNRNGRKGKHTQLSDFIF; encoded by the exons ATGGGTACTCGAACGAATTTCTACAAAAACCCATCAATCTCCTACAACAAACACTTCAGCCTCTCCTCTGTTCTTCAGAATCTCCAAGCTTACAACATCGCCACCGGCAATGCTCCTTCCGACGAACAACCACCGCACCCTGCTCCCACCGCCTCCCTCAAACGTCGCCGCCGGGATCCCCAGCCACCACAATCCCGAGCCAATGACCACGACGATCGCGATGAACCTTCCTCTATGTCACACCACGATTACGTCAAAAAGACAAG GAGAGAAGTTGCTTCGTCTCAGAATTGCCACCTCTTTGAATTGACCGAAGATGTCTTG GGTAACCCTAATTCTGCTGTCCCCTTGGTTGATTATGCAA GTGATGAAGGTACTCCTTCAGAATGTGAAGAAACACATACTCTTCCAAATCCTG GTGATGAAAAAGAGTTTGATGGAGTCAAAGGCAGAAATGAGCAACGTTTTCCTGTCTCGGGAGAACCTGTTTGTCTTATGTGTGGAAGATATGGGGAATATATATGCAATGAG ACAGATGATGACGTCTGTAGCATGGAGTGCAAAAGTGAACTTTTGGAAATTCTTAAACTGAACGAG GGGTCCTCCCAGGACCAAGTTAAAAATTTCTCCTCATCTGGCATTAGCGATGCCTTACCACTGCCTGTGTTTAGTGATGGTACCTGGGATCATAATCGGCATCGCTGGTCAAACAAGAGATCTAGTCTTTCTACTTATGAATG TTGGAAATGTCAAAGACCTGGTCACATGGCTGAAGATTGTCTAGTAAATAGTTGCAGTCAG ATCACAATGGGAAGTAAGAAATCTAGTTCCATTCCAAAGGATCTTCTTGGACTGTATAGAAG ATGCCACCAGATTGGCAAAGACTTGTTGGCTGCCAACTGTAATGAATGCCGCAGCTCATTAAATTTGGCTACGTGCCTTGATTGTAGTATTGTCCTTTGTGATGG GGAAGGTCACTTGGATGAGCATATAAGAACGCACCCTTCACACCAAAAATACTATTCACACAAGCTAAAACGTCTG GTTAAATGCTGCAAGCCGACATGCAAGGTGACTGACATCAAGGATCTCTTGATTTGCCACCATTGCTTTGATAAAGCCTTTGATAAGTTCTACGACATGTATACTGCAACATG GAAAGGAGCTGGGCTTTCAATTATATGGGGTTCTATATGCTGTGAAGACCACTTCACCTG GCACAGGATGAATTGTTTAAGTGCAGATGTTGACGGAAGTGCATATATTGTAAACCGCAATGGCCGTAAAGGCAAACATACGCAACTTAGTGACTTCATTTTTTGA
- the LOC130710503 gene encoding uncharacterized protein LOC130710503 isoform X3 has protein sequence MGTRTNFYKNPSISYNKHFSLSSVLQNLQAYNIATGNAPSDEQPPHPAPTASLKRRRRDPQPPQSRANDHDDRDEPSSMSHHDYVKKTRREVASSQNCHLFELTEDVLGNPNSAVPLVDYASDEGTPSECEETHTLPNPGDEKEFDGVKGRNEQRFPVSGEPVCLMCGRYGEYICNETDDDVCSMECKSELLEILKLNEGSSQDQVKNFSSSGISDALPLPVFSDGTWDHNRHRWSNKRSSLSTYECWKCQRPGHMAEDCLVNSCSQITMGSKKSSSIPKDLLGLYRRCHQIGKDLLAANCNECRSSLNLATCLDCSIVLCDGEGHLDEHIRTHPSHQKYYSHKLKRLERSWAFNYMGFYML, from the exons ATGGGTACTCGAACGAATTTCTACAAAAACCCATCAATCTCCTACAACAAACACTTCAGCCTCTCCTCTGTTCTTCAGAATCTCCAAGCTTACAACATCGCCACCGGCAATGCTCCTTCCGACGAACAACCACCGCACCCTGCTCCCACCGCCTCCCTCAAACGTCGCCGCCGGGATCCCCAGCCACCACAATCCCGAGCCAATGACCACGACGATCGCGATGAACCTTCCTCTATGTCACACCACGATTACGTCAAAAAGACAAG GAGAGAAGTTGCTTCGTCTCAGAATTGCCACCTCTTTGAATTGACCGAAGATGTCTTG GGTAACCCTAATTCTGCTGTCCCCTTGGTTGATTATGCAA GTGATGAAGGTACTCCTTCAGAATGTGAAGAAACACATACTCTTCCAAATCCTG GTGATGAAAAAGAGTTTGATGGAGTCAAAGGCAGAAATGAGCAACGTTTTCCTGTCTCGGGAGAACCTGTTTGTCTTATGTGTGGAAGATATGGGGAATATATATGCAATGAG ACAGATGATGACGTCTGTAGCATGGAGTGCAAAAGTGAACTTTTGGAAATTCTTAAACTGAACGAG GGGTCCTCCCAGGACCAAGTTAAAAATTTCTCCTCATCTGGCATTAGCGATGCCTTACCACTGCCTGTGTTTAGTGATGGTACCTGGGATCATAATCGGCATCGCTGGTCAAACAAGAGATCTAGTCTTTCTACTTATGAATG TTGGAAATGTCAAAGACCTGGTCACATGGCTGAAGATTGTCTAGTAAATAGTTGCAGTCAG ATCACAATGGGAAGTAAGAAATCTAGTTCCATTCCAAAGGATCTTCTTGGACTGTATAGAAG ATGCCACCAGATTGGCAAAGACTTGTTGGCTGCCAACTGTAATGAATGCCGCAGCTCATTAAATTTGGCTACGTGCCTTGATTGTAGTATTGTCCTTTGTGATGG GGAAGGTCACTTGGATGAGCATATAAGAACGCACCCTTCACACCAAAAATACTATTCACACAAGCTAAAACGTCTG GAAAGGAGCTGGGCTTTCAATTATATGGGGTTCTATATGCTGTGA
- the LOC130710503 gene encoding uncharacterized protein LOC130710503 isoform X2 — MGTRTNFYKNPSISYNKHFSLSSVLQNLQAYNIATGNAPSDEQPPHPAPTASLKRRRRDPQPPQSRANDHDDRDEPSSMSHHDYVKKTRREVASSQNCHLFELTEDVLGNPNSAVPLVDYASDEGTPSECEETHTLPNPGDEKEFDGVKGRNEQRFPVSGEPVCLMCGRYGEYICNETDDDVCSMECKSELLEILKLNEGSSQDQVKNFSSSGISDALPLPVFSDGTWDHNRHRWSNKRSSLSTYECWKCQRPGHMAEDCLVNSCSQITMGSKKSSSIPKDLLGLYRRCHQIGKDLLAANCNECRSSLNLATCLDCSIVLCDGEGHLDEHIRTHPSHQKYYSHKLKRLISAELLVKVPCSKKSKAYLPALGQLLPLYLKHQFRGQMS; from the exons ATGGGTACTCGAACGAATTTCTACAAAAACCCATCAATCTCCTACAACAAACACTTCAGCCTCTCCTCTGTTCTTCAGAATCTCCAAGCTTACAACATCGCCACCGGCAATGCTCCTTCCGACGAACAACCACCGCACCCTGCTCCCACCGCCTCCCTCAAACGTCGCCGCCGGGATCCCCAGCCACCACAATCCCGAGCCAATGACCACGACGATCGCGATGAACCTTCCTCTATGTCACACCACGATTACGTCAAAAAGACAAG GAGAGAAGTTGCTTCGTCTCAGAATTGCCACCTCTTTGAATTGACCGAAGATGTCTTG GGTAACCCTAATTCTGCTGTCCCCTTGGTTGATTATGCAA GTGATGAAGGTACTCCTTCAGAATGTGAAGAAACACATACTCTTCCAAATCCTG GTGATGAAAAAGAGTTTGATGGAGTCAAAGGCAGAAATGAGCAACGTTTTCCTGTCTCGGGAGAACCTGTTTGTCTTATGTGTGGAAGATATGGGGAATATATATGCAATGAG ACAGATGATGACGTCTGTAGCATGGAGTGCAAAAGTGAACTTTTGGAAATTCTTAAACTGAACGAG GGGTCCTCCCAGGACCAAGTTAAAAATTTCTCCTCATCTGGCATTAGCGATGCCTTACCACTGCCTGTGTTTAGTGATGGTACCTGGGATCATAATCGGCATCGCTGGTCAAACAAGAGATCTAGTCTTTCTACTTATGAATG TTGGAAATGTCAAAGACCTGGTCACATGGCTGAAGATTGTCTAGTAAATAGTTGCAGTCAG ATCACAATGGGAAGTAAGAAATCTAGTTCCATTCCAAAGGATCTTCTTGGACTGTATAGAAG ATGCCACCAGATTGGCAAAGACTTGTTGGCTGCCAACTGTAATGAATGCCGCAGCTCATTAAATTTGGCTACGTGCCTTGATTGTAGTATTGTCCTTTGTGATGG GGAAGGTCACTTGGATGAGCATATAAGAACGCACCCTTCACACCAAAAATACTATTCACACAAGCTAAAACGTCTG ATTTCAGCTGAGCTCTTGGTGAAAGTCCCTTGCTCCAAAAAGTCAAAGGCCTACCTTCCTGCATTAGGACAGCTCCTACCCCTTTACTTGAAGCATCAGTTTCGAGGACAAATGTCTTAG
- the LOC130710504 gene encoding probable polygalacturonase, protein MIEIMYSNQIQISNLTLVNSPSWFVHPIYSSDIIIQGLTILAPVDSPNTDGIDPDSCSNTRIEDCYIVSGDDCIAVKSGWDEYGIKFGMPSQHIVIRRLTCISPDSAMIALGSEMSGGIQDIRAEDLTAIHTESAVRIKTAVGRGAYVKNIFVKGMNLFTMKYVFWMTGSYGEHPDSGFDPKALPTITGINYRDVIAKNVTYSAKLEGIANDPFTGICISNVNIEKVGKKLAWNCTNVHGVTSNVSPEPCVLLQEKPGKFDCPFPEDKLPIESVQLKTCSFKSLSLF, encoded by the exons ATGATTGAGATTATGTACTCTAATCAAATTCAAATCTCAAATCTCACTTTGGTCAATTCCCCATCTTGGTTTGTCCATCCAATTTACAGCAG TGACATTATAATTCAAGGGCTGACCATTCTTGCACCAGTTGACTCTCCCAACACAGATGGCATAGATCCTG ATTCTTGTTCCAACACTAGGATTGAAGATTGCTATATTGTATCTGGTGATGATTGCATTGCAGTGAAAAGTGGTTGGGATGAGTATGGAATCAAATTTGGGATGCCAAGCCAACACATAGTAATCAGAAGACTTACATGCATATCCCCTGATAGTGCTATGATTGCTTTAGGAAGTGAAATGTCTGGTGGAATCCAAGACATTAGAGCAGAAGACCTCACTGCTATCCACACTGAATCAGCAGTTAGAATCAAAACTGCAGTTGGTAGAGGAGCATATGTGAAGAACATTTTTGTCAAAGGAATGAACTTGTTCACCATGAAATATGTTTTTTGGATGACAGGTTCTTATGGAGAACACCCTGACAGTGGCTTTGATCCAAAAGCACTTCCTACCATCACAGGAATCAATTATAGAGATGTGATTGCAAAGAATGTCACATATTCTGCAAAGCTTGAAGGAATTGCTAATGATCCTTTCACTGGAATTTGTATTTCTAATGTGAATATTGAGAAAGTGGGAAAGAAATTGGCATGGAATTGCACTAATGTTCACGGTGTTACAAGCAATGTGTCTCCTGAGCCATGTGTATTGCTGCAAGAGAAGCCTGGGAAATTTGACTGTCCTTTTCCGGAAGACAAACTTCCCATTGAAAGTGTTCAGTTGAAGACTTGTTCCTTTAAAAGTTTGTCACTCTTCTGA